From Mercenaria mercenaria strain notata chromosome 17, MADL_Memer_1, whole genome shotgun sequence, the proteins below share one genomic window:
- the LOC123536902 gene encoding neuronal acetylcholine receptor subunit alpha-6-like, whose translation MVVPGLNWTDESMMWNPADYGGLFSLITESGPFWTPNLVLSNSFEEWKRIGADWQTIRFYPNGAAYYYPGEIYSSVCTVDVTYYPWDIHKCLLFFFPQGHTPSEVYLTLSGNKVLTTYYIENGGWAFVDSRITTNYSPYYTEIIIELVFERKPRYVIINLIMPIIFMAFLSNVVFLIPADCGERISYSITVLLAIAVYLTFVGDNLPKTSNPMSYFSYYLLAMLVTSICIALATIFNLRIYHSDELDPVTGCWAKIATCFKGLRRKRKSKETQYKGAHQNGHVSQGIRENVHKPAAYLHVPKVHGTLQVGRHSDIEEIATFDGSSNSDKSISWKDVSVTLDKIFFAIFLIILTVATVVYAVIISTSERAKVSE comes from the coding sequence ATGGTGGTTCCAGGCTTAAACTGGACTGATGAGTCAATGATGTGGAATCCGGCGGATTATGGTGGTCTGTTTTCACTTATTACGGAAAGTGGTCCTTTCTGGACACCAAATCTTGTTTTGAGTAATAGTTTCGAGGAGTGGAAACGTATAGGCGCTGACTGGCAGACAATTCGTTTCTATCCAAACGGAGCGGCCTATTATTACCCAGGGGAGATATATTCAAGCGTATGTACTGTGGATGTTACATATTACCCCTGGGATATACACaaatgtcttttgttttttttccctcaAGGGCATACACCAAGCGAAGTGTATTTAACACTCAGTGGAAACAAAGTTTTAACGACGTATTATATAGAAAATGGAGGATGGGCGTTTGTTGATTCCAGGATTACAACAAATTATTCCCCTTACTATACAGAAATCATCATTGAGCTTGTCTTTGAAAGAAAGCCTAGATACGTCATTATTAATTTAATTATGCCAATTATATTTATGGCATTCCTAAGCAACGTGGTGTTTCTTATTCCCGCAGACTGTGGTGAAAGAATTTCCTACAGCATAACTGTGCTGCTGGCAATTGCTGTGTACCTGACATTTGTTGGAGACAACCTTCCGAAAACCTCAAATCCAATGTCTTACTTCAGTTATTATCTACTAGCGATGTTAGTAACAAGCATTTGTATCGCTTTGGCAACAATTTTCAATCTACGAATATACCATAGTGACGAGTTAGATCCAGTAACAGGATGCTGGGCTAAGATTGCTACATGTTTCAAAGGTTtgagaagaaaaagaaaatcaaaagaaacacaATATAAAGGGGCACATCAAAACGGACATGTTTCCCAAGGCATTCGTGAAAATGTTCACAAACCAGCCGCTTATTTGCATGTTCCAAAAGTGCACGGAACGTTGCAAGTCGGACGACATTCGGACATAGAAGAAATAGCTACATTTGATGGTAGTTCGAATAGCGACAAAAGTATCTCCTGGAAAGATGTAAGTGTAACTTTAGACAAGATTTTCTTCGCGATTTTCCTTATAATACTTACTGTTGCAACAGTTGTTTACGCTGTAATAATTTCTACAAGTGAGCGGGCAAAGGTATCCGAATGA